Proteins from one Pseudomonadota bacterium genomic window:
- a CDS encoding tetratricopeptide repeat protein, with protein sequence MTILNKEKILEQAKAFVDEGRLDKAIREYEKITLADPSDLRVKLRVAELYTKRKQIGDAIRIYREVANSYTADGFLLKAVTVYKNILRLNPSLIEVNEELAGLYEKMGLMQDAVRQYDILASTLDMKGMPEKVIDIRRKIVALNPEDGSARVKLAETFQREGRTEEAIDQYEDYAARLERAGADRRKLADVFEKILAHRPKNYDLMRKLISIYEELADHKKALRWLEEGKEMSEQDPDLLKLAAAIYTSQNQVETARGKYMLLADLETENGNPEKALDAYFEILVMLPDEEDRLFKRVEEIKPGAMPGMLERAAKRRLELEAEEERRQIEEETEKTQREVAEREEREDAERLARRPRPKAAPAAKPEPQPQPQPQPEPQTRPDRSRADSAYKLGLAYRKMGLEKESCAEFAKALKIYSACAGAGMADDEMKGRIREMEAQISGDAAAAATPKDRPVAPSAAGPLDAEDETEKGPVREAPAKDSGARGKKKVSFI encoded by the coding sequence ATGACTATCCTCAACAAGGAAAAGATCCTGGAGCAGGCAAAGGCCTTTGTCGACGAGGGCAGGCTCGACAAGGCGATCCGGGAATACGAAAAGATCACCCTCGCAGATCCCTCCGACCTGAGGGTGAAGCTTCGGGTCGCTGAGCTCTACACCAAGCGCAAGCAGATAGGGGACGCGATCCGCATATACCGCGAGGTGGCCAACTCGTACACAGCGGACGGTTTTTTGCTCAAGGCGGTCACCGTCTACAAGAACATCCTCCGGCTCAACCCCTCCCTCATCGAGGTCAACGAGGAGCTCGCGGGGCTCTATGAGAAGATGGGGCTCATGCAGGACGCGGTCAGGCAGTACGACATCCTCGCTTCCACCCTGGACATGAAGGGGATGCCTGAGAAGGTCATCGATATACGCCGCAAGATCGTGGCGCTCAATCCGGAGGACGGATCGGCCAGGGTGAAGCTCGCCGAGACTTTCCAGCGCGAGGGCAGGACCGAGGAGGCGATCGACCAGTACGAGGACTACGCGGCCAGGCTGGAGAGAGCGGGCGCCGACAGGAGAAAGCTGGCCGACGTCTTCGAGAAGATACTCGCGCACAGGCCCAAGAACTATGACCTGATGAGAAAGCTCATCTCCATCTACGAGGAGCTTGCCGATCACAAGAAGGCGCTCAGGTGGCTGGAGGAGGGCAAGGAGATGAGCGAGCAGGATCCGGACCTGCTCAAGCTCGCGGCCGCAATATACACCTCGCAGAACCAGGTCGAGACCGCGCGCGGGAAGTATATGCTGCTCGCCGATCTCGAGACCGAAAACGGCAATCCGGAGAAGGCCCTCGACGCCTATTTCGAGATACTGGTGATGCTCCCCGACGAGGAGGACAGGCTCTTCAAGAGGGTGGAGGAGATAAAGCCGGGCGCCATGCCCGGGATGCTGGAGAGGGCTGCGAAGCGGCGCCTCGAGCTGGAGGCTGAGGAGGAGAGGCGCCAGATCGAGGAGGAGACGGAGAAGACCCAAAGGGAGGTGGCTGAGAGGGAGGAGAGGGAGGATGCGGAGAGGCTGGCGCGCAGGCCCAGGCCGAAGGCCGCGCCCGCTGCAAAGCCTGAACCTCAACCTCAACCTCAACCTCAACCGGAGCCCCAGACAAGGCCGGACCGCTCGCGCGCCGACTCGGCGTACAAACTCGGGCTTGCCTACAGGAAGATGGGGCTCGAGAAGGAGTCGTGCGCAGAATTCGCAAAGGCGCTTAAGATATACAGCGCATGCGCAGGGGCCGGCATGGCGGACGACGAGATGAAGGGGCGCATCAGGGAGATGGAGGCGCAGATCTCGGGCGACGCCGCTGCCGCCGCGACGCCAAAGGACCGGCCCGTCGCCCCGTCGGCTGCCGGGCCTCTGGACGCCGAGGACGAGACCGAGAAGGGCCCTGTCAGGGAGGCGCCCGCAAAGGACAGCGGGGCCAGGGGCAAGAAGAAGGTGTCGTTCATCTGA